The genomic stretch TATTGGCGCACCTGGTAGTGATCGAGTCCCGTTTCGCCCTTGGAGGTTTGGAAGGTTTCCTCGATGGCCCAGCGGGCCCCGGCGACTCGGGCCAGCTCGATCAAGGTGACGTTCTCGGGGGTGTGGCAAATGAAGTACGCCAGGTCGGTCGGGTCTTTCAGGGAGCGGCGGGCCAGCAGCCAATGCTCGCCGGTTTCGGCAGGGCCGTTAATGCGGATCCTGGCCCAGGCGTAGAGCCGTTCACCCTTGGTCCCGGTCCCGGCGGTTCGGGTGCGCCAGGCACGCCTGTCTAGGGCAGCGAAGAGCTCATCGGCACGGCCGTCCCCGCCCACTGAACCACGCGCCCGGGCGATGGCGTGTTGGTTCATAGGTACCGCCATGACGTAGTGCATGCCCCGGGCCTCGAGTCGGCGGCGCAGCCCTGTGTGTTGGCCGTAGACGGCGTCCCCGGTGGTCCATTCGGCCTGGATTCCAGCGTCCAGGGCACGTTCAATCATGTCCCCGGCCAGCACCGGCTTGGTGGCCATTTCCCGCTCTTCCGGGATGCCAGCGCGCTTGCACCGGGCCTCGTCCTCGATCCAGGCCTTGGGCAGGTAAAGCTCCCGATCCAGGAACGTGCGCCCCGCCGGTGAAGCGTAGCTCAGGAACACCCCGATCTGGCAGTTTTCCACCCTCCCGGCGGTGCCCGAGTACTGGCGGGCCACCCCGGCAGAAGCCGTCCCCTTTTTCAGGAAACCGGTCTCATCAATCGCCAAAATGCCTTCTGGATCACCGAGGTGCTTTTTCACGTAGCCGAACAAAGCATCACGGACCTTATCCGGGTCCCAATCGGTCGTCGAGAGTAGCCGCTGCATCCCATCCGGCGTGCCCTGCCCAGCGCGCTCGGACAGCGTCCAAGAGTTCTTCCGCTCCTCATCCGAAAGCAGCCCCCGAATGTAACTAACCGCGTTATTCCGCGGCTCAGTACGCGCAAACTGATCCCCGATCAACTCACGGATTTCCTCCAGGCCATCAGCCCATTCCTGTATCTCTGCCACCCAAATATCATCGCTCACCCATCATGATTAACAGGATTCTCGCCCAAAGTCCGATTAAACCGCCGACACGACCAAAAATAAACGCGACTGTAGTACTAGGCTCCCACGTTCTTGGAAGGCTCCCTTGGCACGGGCCCACTGTTGGCCGGGCTGGCCGTCGCGGCACAGTCGATCGGCTGGCCCGTCGCCTCCAGCTTCTCCGGCCGCGTCTACATGCGCTTCGGCTTCCGCAACACGGCTGTGCTTGGCATGGCCGTCATCGTGCTGGGCGCCTCCAGGCTGGTTGCTGTTTCCGGCCGGCCCAACGTGTGGCTGGTGGCGGGGTGCTGCTTGGTCATCGGCGCCGGCCTGGGCTTTGCATCCACCCCCGCGATCGTGGCGGCGCAGTCGTCCGTGGGCTGGGGCGAACGCGGCGTGGTGACGGGCTCGAACATGCTGGCGCGGGCCATGGGCAGCTCGCTGGGCGTTGCCATCTTTGGCGCCGTGGCCAACGCCATCGTGGCGTCATCAGCTGCCGCCACGCACAACCCGGCCGTGATCATCGCATCGGCCCGCGGCGTGTTCCTGGCCGTCCTTGTGTGTGGCATGTTGGGGCTGTGCGCCGCCGCCGCCATGCCGGGCAGGGTTGAGTTTGTCCGCTGACCGGAAGCACGACGGCGTCCCGGCCCGCCGCTGTCCCCGCCGCCTTCCAGCCTGCCCGCCAACAAACGCCCGTCGTCCCGCAGGAGGTGCGAAAGCGTCTAGGAAAAAACGGCCATTGCTGCGCTGGCGTCGGAAGAAACAGCGCCAAAGGTGATGCGGCGTCCTGGGTGGGGTCAGAGGCCCAGGACCGCCGTGGCGATGAGGAAATAAATGATCAGCCCGGCCGCATCCACAAAGGTGGAGATGAACGGGTTGGAGAACACGGCCGGGTCCGCCTTGACGGCCTTGCCCAGCAGCGGCATCAGCCCGCCGATGCTCGCGGCCATGGTGCACACGCCCAGCAGGGTCAGCCCAATGACCAGCCCGATCGGCACCGTAAACGCGAAGGATGCGATGGTGAATCCGAGCGAGCCCAGCAGCAGGCCCAGGAAGGCGCCCACCCGAACCTCACGGGCGAAGACCTTGAACACGTCGCGCGGGCGGACATCGCCCAGTGCCAGTGCACGCGTAATGGTCGTGGCTGCCTGGTTGCCGGTGTTGCCGCCGGTGCCGATGAGCAGCGGGATGAACAGGGAGAGCACCACTTGCTGTTCCAGGGTTGCCTCAAACGCTCCGATGACCTGGACCGTCAGGGTGGCTCCCAGCGCCAGCACCAGCAGCCACACCACGCGGGCCTTCACAATGGTGCCGACGGGCGTGGCGAGGTAGGGGCGGCGCAGCGGTTCCGTGCCGCCGGAGCGGAAGGCGTCCTCTGTCTCGGCGTCCTCCAGGATCCGCAGGGCATCATCCACGGTCAGGATGCCCACCAGCCGGTCCTCGGCGTCAACAATGGGCAGCGCCAGGATCTTGGCGTCGGCACAGTACCGGGCCGCCTCCTCGGCATCCTCGGTGGCAGGCACGCTCAGCGGCGACTTCATGATGTCGGCGACCAGCAGCGATTCATCGGCCCTGAGCACATCGCGAAGGGAAACAACCCCCACAAGGTGGCGTCCGCCGTCGGTCACGGGGATGGTGTAGACGCTCTCGGCATCATCGAGGTGGCTGCGGACCCGGGCAAAGGTTGCACCCACCGAGAGCATCGGGTGGGTGGTGACGAACTCCGGGCTCATGACGCGGCCCACGGAACGCTGCGGGTAGCCCAGCACGGTGCTGGTCAGCGCACGCTCCTTCGCGTCCAGGCCGGAGATCAGCCGGTGCGCAACCGTGGCGGGCAGCTCATCGAGCAGGGCCACGCGGTCATCCGGGCTGAGCTGTTCGAAGACCTCGGCGACGTCGGCCTCCTTCAGCCCGGACACCAGGTCGGCCTGAAGCGCCGCGTCGAGGCGTTCGAAGACCTCGATGGCCCGGTCCTTGGGCAGGGTCCGGTAGGCCACGGCCCGGTCCGTGGTGCCCAGCCGCTCCAGCTGTTCAAGGATCTCGGAGGTGTTCAGGGGCGCCAGCGCCTGGGAAATGCCGGCGAGGTCGTGTTGGCCCAGGGCCTTGGCCAGCAGTTCGGCGCTGTCCTCAAAAGTCTGGACGGGGTACTTGATCATGGTCCGGGTCCCTCCGGTGGGGGCACACGCAGGCCTGCCCCGAGGTGGACCGCCGCGTCGCTGCGGGGGAAGCTCGGGGTTGGACGGTGTGCCAAAAAATGGGCGTGGGCGTGGTGCGCAAAACCGCAACCGCGTGAACCGCATGCCGTTGAATGCCGTGGATCCCGGCGCCGTGGGAGGCCGGCCCGCAAAGTGGGGCGGGTGGCGTCTAGCGGGAAGTTGAATCCAGGAGGTCTGGGCGGGGCTCGCGCGGTGAGGTAGATCGACTATGTCCGTCT from Arthrobacter stackebrandtii encodes the following:
- a CDS encoding IS701 family transposase — encoded protein: MAEIQEWADGLEEIRELIGDQFARTEPRNNAVSYIRGLLSDEERKNSWTLSERAGQGTPDGMQRLLSTTDWDPDKVRDALFGYVKKHLGDPEGILAIDETGFLKKGTASAGVARQYSGTAGRVENCQIGVFLSYASPAGRTFLDRELYLPKAWIEDEARCKRAGIPEEREMATKPVLAGDMIERALDAGIQAEWTTGDAVYGQHTGLRRRLEARGMHYVMAVPMNQHAIARARGSVGGDGRADELFAALDRRAWRTRTAGTGTKGERLYAWARIRINGPAETGEHWLLARRSLKDPTDLAYFICHTPENVTLIELARVAGARWAIEETFQTSKGETGLDHYQVRQYTGWYRHITLSMFAHAFLSVIRSKKGARTQAPSTW
- the mgtE gene encoding magnesium transporter, giving the protein MIKYPVQTFEDSAELLAKALGQHDLAGISQALAPLNTSEILEQLERLGTTDRAVAYRTLPKDRAIEVFERLDAALQADLVSGLKEADVAEVFEQLSPDDRVALLDELPATVAHRLISGLDAKERALTSTVLGYPQRSVGRVMSPEFVTTHPMLSVGATFARVRSHLDDAESVYTIPVTDGGRHLVGVVSLRDVLRADESLLVADIMKSPLSVPATEDAEEAARYCADAKILALPIVDAEDRLVGILTVDDALRILEDAETEDAFRSGGTEPLRRPYLATPVGTIVKARVVWLLVLALGATLTVQVIGAFEATLEQQVVLSLFIPLLIGTGGNTGNQAATTITRALALGDVRPRDVFKVFAREVRVGAFLGLLLGSLGFTIASFAFTVPIGLVIGLTLLGVCTMAASIGGLMPLLGKAVKADPAVFSNPFISTFVDAAGLIIYFLIATAVLGL